The Vicia villosa cultivar HV-30 ecotype Madison, WI linkage group LG1, Vvil1.0, whole genome shotgun sequence genome includes a region encoding these proteins:
- the LOC131632094 gene encoding large ribosomal subunit protein uL6m-like, which produces MEAKFFRFLKIVGVGYKARAESAGRLLYLKLGYSHEVELSAPPAVRVFCFKNNVICCTGIDKQRVHQFAATVRNCKPPEVYKGKGIMYTDEVIKKKQGKKSK; this is translated from the coding sequence ATGGAGGCCAAATTTTTCCGCTTTCTTAAGATTGTGGGTGTTGGATACAAAGCTAGAGCCGAATCTGCAGGGCGTCTATTGTATCTCAAATTGGGTTACAGTCATGAGGTGGAATTATCAGCGCCTCCTGCTGTCCGTGTTTTCTGCTTCAAAAACAACGTAATTTGTTGCACTGGAATAGACAAGCAAAGGGTACATCAGTTTGCTGCTACTGTTCGCAATTGTAAGCCACCCGAAGTTTACAAAGGCAAGGGCATAATGTATACTGACGAAGTTATTAAGAAAAAACAAGGAAAGAAGTCTAAATGA